ACGCGAGAACTGGCGGTACAGATCCACGCAGACGCTGAACCCCTGGCGCAGTCTACCGGACTGAAGCTTGGCCTGGCCTATGGCGGCGACGGCTACGATAAACAGCTGAAAGTGCTGGAAAGCGGTGTGGATATCCTGATCGGTACCACCGGCCGTCTTATCGATTACGCCAAACAGAACCACATTAACCTCGGCGCAATCCAGGTTGTAGTGCTCGATGAAGCTGACCGCATGTACGATCTGGGCTTCATTAAAGACATTCGCTGGCTGTTCCGCCGCATGCCGCCGGCCAATCAGCGTCTGAACATGCTGTTCTCCGCTACCCTTTCTTATCGCGTACGCGAGCTGGCGTTCGAACAGATGAACAACGCCGAATATGTAGAAGTGGAACCTGAGCAGAAAACGGGTCACCGCATTAAAGAAGAGCTCTTCTACCCTTCCAATGAAGAGAAAATGCGTCTGCTGCAAACGCTGATTGAAGAAGAGTGGCCAGATCGCGCCATTATCTTCGCGAACACCAAACACCGTTGTGAAGACATCTGGGGCCATCTGGCTGCAGACGGCCACCGTGTTGGCCTGTTGACCGGCGACGTGGCGCAGAAAAAACGCCTGCGTATTCTTGAAGAATTTACCCGTGGCGATCTCGATATTCTGGTCGCAACCGACGTTGCTGCTCGTGGTCTGCATATTCCGGCCGTGACGCACGTCTTTAACTACGATCTGCCAGACGACTGCGAAGACTACGTACACCGCATCGGTCGTACCGGTCGTGCGGGCGCAAGCGGTCACTCGATTAGCCTGGCGTGTGAAGAGTATGCGCTGAATCTCCCGGCCATTGAGACGTATATCGGTCACTCTATCCCGCAGAGCAAATACAATCCGGAAGCGTTGTTAAGCGAACTGCCGCCGCCTAAGCGTCTAACCCGCCCACGCTCCGGCAATGGTCCGCGTCGTTCAGGTGGCGCGCCGCGTAATCGTCGTCGTTCAGGTTAAGAAAATATGCTCAGCTCCACCTCGCTTTATGCGGCAATTGATCTCGGTTCGAATAGTTTTCATATGCTGGTTGTGCGCGAGGTGGCGGGAAGCATACAAACGCTGACGCGCATCAAGCGCAAGGTCCGCCTCGCGGCGGGCCTGAGCAGCGATAATCACCTCTCCCCTGAAGCCATGGAACGTGGCTGGCAGTGTCTGCGGCTCTTTGCCGAACGTCTGCAGGATATCCCGCACGCCCAAATCACCGTGGTCGCCACTGCGACACTCCGCCTGGCGGTCAACGCCGTGGATTTCATTGCCAGAGCGCAGGAAATTCTGGGTTGTCCGGTACAGGTTATCAGCGGTGAAGAAGAGGCTCGCCTGATTTACCAGGGCGTTGCGCACACCACGGGAGGTGACGATCGCCGTCTGGTGGTGGATATCGGCGGTGCCAGTACCGAGCTTGTGACCGGCACCGGCGCGCAGGCAACGTCGCTGTTCAGCCTGTCGATGGGCTGCGTGACCTGGCTTGAGCGCTACTTTACCGATCGGAACCTGGCGAAAGAGAACTTCGACGAGGCAGAAAACGCCGCGCGCGAGGTATTACGCCCGGTGATGGACGAGCTGCGCTATCACGGCTGGAAAGTCTGCGTGGGTGCCTCGGGTACCGTGCAGGCTCTGCAGGAAATCATGATGGCGCAGGGAATGGACGAGCGGATTACGCTTGCCAAACTTCAGCAGCTGAAACAGCGCGCCATTCAGTGCGGACGCCTGGAAGAGCTGGAAATTGAAGGCCTGACGCTGGAACGCGCGCTGGTCTTCCCGAGCGGACTGGCTATTCTTATCGCCATTTTCACCGAGCTGAACATCCAGTGTATGACCCTGGCCGGCGGCGCGCTGCGCGAAGGTCTGGTCTACGGGATGTTACATCTGTCGGTCGATCAGGATATCCGCAGCCGTACCCTGCGCAACGTTCAGCGTCGTTTTCTGGTTGATATCGATCAGGCAGGACGCGTATCGCAGCTGGCGTCACGCTTCGCCGATCGGGTTGCTAACGTCTGGGATCTTGACCATCTGAGCCGGGATTTACTGCTGAGCGCCTGTGCGCTACATGAAGTGGGGCTGAGCATTGATTTTAAGCAGGCACCGGCTCATGCAGCGTATCTGGTGCGAAACCTGGATTTACCGGGCTATACGCCTGCGCAGAAAAAATTGCTGGCCACGCTGCTGCTGAACCAGACCAACGCCGTCGATCTCTCCTCTTTGCATCAGCAAAACGCCGTACCGCCGCGCGTGGCCGAGCATCTGTGCCGCCTGCTGCGTCTGGCGATCCTGTTTGCCAGCCGCCGCCGCGATGATTTGCTGCCGGCCATTAATCTGGTGGCCGATGACGAGAAGCTTTCGCTGACGCTGCCGGAGAACTGGATTGATCGTCACCCATTAGGGGCAGAGATGATCGAGCAGGAGTGCCAGTGGCAGAGCTATGTGCACTGGGTGCTGGAAGTAAAGTAATACGCTGAACAGTGCCGGGTGGCGGCTTCGCCTTACCCGGCCTACAACCCCTTCGAGCTCATCCTTTCTCTTTGGCTTTTGCCAGCATGGCGCGGATGTTCGCCACGTTAGCCTGACCCTTGTGCATCCGCTCTTCTGCGGTAATCACTTTGCGTTCCTGTTCCCAGATCACGTCATCCTGCGGCAGTTCCAGCAGGAAACGACTCGGCTCCGGGCGAACCAGTTCACCGTACTGGCGGCGCTCTTTACACAGCGTAAACGTCAGCTCTTTCTGCGCGCGGGTGATCCCCACGTAGGCCAGACGGCGCTCCTCGTCGACGTTGTCTTCATCAATGCTGCTCTGGTGCGGCAACAATCCCTCTTCCATGCCGACCAGATACACATACGGGAACTCCAGCCCTTTTGACGCGTGCAGCGTCATCAGCTGAACCTGATCGGCCTCTTCTTCGCTCTCGCCGCGCTCCATCATGTCGCGCAGGGTAAAGCGGGTGACCACCTGCGTCAGGGTCATCGGCTCGTCGATTTCAGAGCCCTCCAGCATTTCGGTCATCCAGCTGAAGAGCTGGTTAACGTTTTTCATGCGCATCTCAGCCGCCTTCGGGCTGGCTGAGGTTTCATACAGCCAGGACTCATAGTCGATGCCGTGAATGAGATCGCGCACTGCCGCCACCGGCTCGCGCTCCGCGAGACGCTGCACTTCGCCGAGCCAGTGGGTGAAGCGGGTTAACGAGTCATACCCGCGTCCGGTTAACGTCTGGCTCAGCCCCATGTCGAAGCTGGCGGTAAACATACTTTTGTTGCGGGTCATCGCCCACTCGCCGAGCTTTTGCAGCGTCGCCGGGCCAATCTCGCGTTTAGGCGTATTCACGATGCGCAAAAACGCGCTGTCATCATCCGGGTTAGTGAGCACGCGAAGATAGGCCAGCAGGTCTTTGATTTCTGGCCGCGAGAAGAACGACGTGCCGCCCGAAATTTTGTACGGAATGCGGTTCTGCATCAGCATCTTTTCAAAGACGCGCGACTGGTGATTGCCGCGATAGAGGATCGCGTAATCCTTATATTCGGTTTTGTTGACGAAGTGGTGAGCGATGAGTTCGCCCGTCACGCGCTCCGCTTCATGGTCCTCATTGTTGGCGCTGAGCACTTTCAGCTCCGTGCCGTAGCCCAGTTCGGAGAAGAGACGCTTCTCAAACACGTGCGGGTTATTGGCAATCAGGATGTTTGCCGCCTTCAGGATACGCCCGGAGGAGCGGTAGTTCTGCTCCAGCTTAATCACCTGCAGGGCGGGGAAATCTTTGCTCAGCAGCACCAGGTTTTGTGGGCGTGCACCGCGCCAGGAGTAAATTGACTGGTCGTCATCGCCTACCACGGTGAAACGCGCGCGCTGCCCCACCAGCAGCTTCACCAGCTCGTACTGGCTGGTGTTGGTGTCCTGATATTCATCCACCAGCAGGTAGCGGATTTTATTCTGCCAGCGCTCGCGCACCTCTTCATTGCGCTGCAGCAGCAGCGTGGGCAGCAGGATCAGATCGTCAAAGTCCAGCACGTTGCACGCTTTCATATGCGCATCGTACAGACCGTAGCAGTGGGCGAAAATCCGATCCCGTTCGCCTTTGGCGATCGCCGCGGCCTGGGCCGGCGTCATCAGATCGTTTTTCCAGTTCGAGATCGTCGAGATCAGCTGCTGCAACAGCACCTTGTCATCTTCGATCAGCCCCTCGGTGAGCTCTTTGAGCAGCGCCACCTGATCGGTATCGTCAAAAAGCGAGAAGTTGGACTTCATTCCCAGCGCCGCATACTCGCGTTTGATGATATCCAGCCCCAGCGTGTGGAAGGTGGAGATCATCAGGCCACGCGCTTCTTTACGGCCCAGCGTCTGGCCGACGCGCTCTTTCATCTCGCGCGCCGCTTTATTGGTAAAGGTGACCGCCGCAATGTGTCGCGCCTGATATCCGCAGTTGTGGATCAAATGGGCGATTTTGTTGGTGATCACGCGGGTTTTACCCGAACCGGCCCCTGCCAGCACCAGGCATGGTCCAGTAACGAATTCGACCGCTTGTTGTTGTCCAGGGTTTAAACGCATGGGAGTGTTGCTCAATCTTCGAACGGGGTGTGGATTGTAGCAGAAAGCCGGGCGCAGATTTACCGGCTAATGATAAAGTGGAGAAATCGCGTTTAACCCGTAGAGCAGAACCATGAAAAAGACCGCAGCAGCCCTGCATATTCTGGTAAAAGAAGAGAAACTGGCTCAGGAGATCCTGGTCAAGCTGGAGCGCGGCATCAGCTTTGATCATCTGGCGAAGCGTTACTCTAAATGCCCGTCCGGGCGCAATGGCGGGGATCTCGGCGAGTTTCAACAAGGTGCGATGGTCGGCCCGTTCGATCGGGCGGTCTTTAGCTGCCCTCTCCTGAAGCCCTACGGCCCGGTAAAAACCAAATTTGGCTACCATATCATTAAGGTGCTTTATCGCCGCTGACGCGTGGTATATTGCGCCCCGATTTATTTCAACCTATTCAAGGCACGATCATGGCAAAAACAGCAGCAGCAGTGCACATCCTTGTTAAAGAAGAGAAACTGGCTTTAGACCTTCTGGAGCAGATTAAAAACGGTGCCGACTTCGGCAAGCTGGCGAAGAAGCACTCCATCTGCCCGTCAGGCAAACGCGGCGGCGATCTGGGTGAGTTCCGCCAGGGCCAGATGGTTCCGGCGTTCGATAAAGTGGTGTTCTCCTGCCCGGTGCTGGAGCCAACCGGCCCGCTGCACACGCAGTTCGGCTACCACATTATTAAAGTACTGTATCGGAAATAAACAGCAAGGCCTTCTCTTAGAGAAGGCCTTGAATGTTTGCACCCTCTCCCAGTGGGAGAGGGGCGGGGTGAGGGCATCAGCCCGCACCAGGTGTTAACCCGCTACCGCGATACGCTTCATATCGGTCATGTAGCCACGCAGTTTGTGACCCACTTTCTCGATCTGGTGGCTGCGAATCGCTTCGTTCACATCACGCAGCTGCGCGTTATCCACGGCACCTTCCGCAATCGCTTTACCCAGATCGCCCGTCTGCAGAGTGGTCATAAACTCTTTCAGCAGCGGTACGCAGGCGTAAGAGAACAGGTAGTTACCGTATTCTGCGGTATCAGAGATCACCACGTTCATTTCGTACAGACGCTTACGGGCGATGGTGTTCGCGATCAGCGGCAGCTCGTGCAGAGATTCGTAGTACGCGGACTCTTCGATGATGCCGGAATCCACCATGGTTTCGAACGCCAGCTCAACGCCTGCTTTCACCATCGCGATCATCAATACGCCTTTATCGAAGTACTCCTGCTCGCCGATTTTACCTTCGTACTGTGGCGCGGTTTCGAACGCGGTTTTACCGGTCTCTTCACGCCAGGTCAGCAGGTTTTTATCGTCGTTCGCCCAGTCCGCCATCATGCCGGAAGAGAATTCGCCGGAGATGATGTCGTCCATGTGTTTCTGGAACAGCGGCGCCATGATGGTTTTCAGCTGTTCAGACAGCGCGTAAGCACGCAGTTTTGCCGGGTTGGACAGACGGTCCATCATCAGCGTAATACCGCCCTGCTTCAGCGCTTCGGTGATGGTTTCCCAGCCGAACTGAATCAGTTTTTCCGCGTAGGCCGGGTCGGTACCTTCTTCCACCAGCTTGTCAAAGCACAGCAGAGAACCGGCCTGCAGCATGCCGCACAGAATGGTCTGCTCACCCATCAGGTCAGAT
This region of Enterobacter asburiae genomic DNA includes:
- the rhlB gene encoding ATP-dependent RNA helicase RhlB, with the translated sequence MSKTHLTEQKFSDFALHPKVIEALENKGFHNCTPIQALALPLTLAGRDVAGQAQTGTGKTMAFLTSTFHYLLSHPAIADRKVNQPRALIMAPTRELAVQIHADAEPLAQSTGLKLGLAYGGDGYDKQLKVLESGVDILIGTTGRLIDYAKQNHINLGAIQVVVLDEADRMYDLGFIKDIRWLFRRMPPANQRLNMLFSATLSYRVRELAFEQMNNAEYVEVEPEQKTGHRIKEELFYPSNEEKMRLLQTLIEEEWPDRAIIFANTKHRCEDIWGHLAADGHRVGLLTGDVAQKKRLRILEEFTRGDLDILVATDVAARGLHIPAVTHVFNYDLPDDCEDYVHRIGRTGRAGASGHSISLACEEYALNLPAIETYIGHSIPQSKYNPEALLSELPPPKRLTRPRSGNGPRRSGGAPRNRRRSG
- the gppA gene encoding guanosine-5'-triphosphate,3'-diphosphate diphosphatase; the protein is MLSSTSLYAAIDLGSNSFHMLVVREVAGSIQTLTRIKRKVRLAAGLSSDNHLSPEAMERGWQCLRLFAERLQDIPHAQITVVATATLRLAVNAVDFIARAQEILGCPVQVISGEEEARLIYQGVAHTTGGDDRRLVVDIGGASTELVTGTGAQATSLFSLSMGCVTWLERYFTDRNLAKENFDEAENAAREVLRPVMDELRYHGWKVCVGASGTVQALQEIMMAQGMDERITLAKLQQLKQRAIQCGRLEELEIEGLTLERALVFPSGLAILIAIFTELNIQCMTLAGGALREGLVYGMLHLSVDQDIRSRTLRNVQRRFLVDIDQAGRVSQLASRFADRVANVWDLDHLSRDLLLSACALHEVGLSIDFKQAPAHAAYLVRNLDLPGYTPAQKKLLATLLLNQTNAVDLSSLHQQNAVPPRVAEHLCRLLRLAILFASRRRDDLLPAINLVADDEKLSLTLPENWIDRHPLGAEMIEQECQWQSYVHWVLEVK
- the rep gene encoding DNA helicase Rep; protein product: MRLNPGQQQAVEFVTGPCLVLAGAGSGKTRVITNKIAHLIHNCGYQARHIAAVTFTNKAAREMKERVGQTLGRKEARGLMISTFHTLGLDIIKREYAALGMKSNFSLFDDTDQVALLKELTEGLIEDDKVLLQQLISTISNWKNDLMTPAQAAAIAKGERDRIFAHCYGLYDAHMKACNVLDFDDLILLPTLLLQRNEEVRERWQNKIRYLLVDEYQDTNTSQYELVKLLVGQRARFTVVGDDDQSIYSWRGARPQNLVLLSKDFPALQVIKLEQNYRSSGRILKAANILIANNPHVFEKRLFSELGYGTELKVLSANNEDHEAERVTGELIAHHFVNKTEYKDYAILYRGNHQSRVFEKMLMQNRIPYKISGGTSFFSRPEIKDLLAYLRVLTNPDDDSAFLRIVNTPKREIGPATLQKLGEWAMTRNKSMFTASFDMGLSQTLTGRGYDSLTRFTHWLGEVQRLAEREPVAAVRDLIHGIDYESWLYETSASPKAAEMRMKNVNQLFSWMTEMLEGSEIDEPMTLTQVVTRFTLRDMMERGESEEEADQVQLMTLHASKGLEFPYVYLVGMEEGLLPHQSSIDEDNVDEERRLAYVGITRAQKELTFTLCKERRQYGELVRPEPSRFLLELPQDDVIWEQERKVITAEERMHKGQANVANIRAMLAKAKEKG
- the ppiC gene encoding peptidylprolyl isomerase PpiC; protein product: MKKTAAALHILVKEEKLAQEILVKLERGISFDHLAKRYSKCPSGRNGGDLGEFQQGAMVGPFDRAVFSCPLLKPYGPVKTKFGYHIIKVLYRR
- the ppiC gene encoding peptidylprolyl isomerase PpiC, with the translated sequence MAKTAAAVHILVKEEKLALDLLEQIKNGADFGKLAKKHSICPSGKRGGDLGEFRQGQMVPAFDKVVFSCPVLEPTGPLHTQFGYHIIKVLYRK
- the ilvC gene encoding ketol-acid reductoisomerase, with amino-acid sequence MANYFNTLNLRQQLAQLGKCRFMARDEFADGASYLQGKKVVIVGCGAQGLNQGLNMRDSGLDISYALRKEAIAEKRASWRKATENGFKVGTYEELIPQADLVVNLTPDKQHSDVVRSVQPLMKDGAALGYSHGFNIVEVGEQIRKDITVVMVAPKCPGTEVREEYKRGFGVPTLIAVHPENDPKGEGMAIAKAWAAATGGHRAGVLESSFVAEVKSDLMGEQTILCGMLQAGSLLCFDKLVEEGTDPAYAEKLIQFGWETITEALKQGGITLMMDRLSNPAKLRAYALSEQLKTIMAPLFQKHMDDIISGEFSSGMMADWANDDKNLLTWREETGKTAFETAPQYEGKIGEQEYFDKGVLMIAMVKAGVELAFETMVDSGIIEESAYYESLHELPLIANTIARKRLYEMNVVISDTAEYGNYLFSYACVPLLKEFMTTLQTGDLGKAIAEGAVDNAQLRDVNEAIRSHQIEKVGHKLRGYMTDMKRIAVAG